The Lycorma delicatula isolate Av1 chromosome 8, ASM4794821v1, whole genome shotgun sequence DNA segment TAATATGAAAGTAATATATCATGGAGACACAATCATCATTTTATATATGGATTCATTGTTTGATCATGTTATtcatactgtaataataaaataataatggctGAACATTAAACAATGACAACAAATCATATAGAATATAATATGTTGCACACactaattaaaatctcatttaattGTCTGGTTGATGGAAATTACAGCAATGAAGTTACATGTTATAATATCATTATGCATGATAATGACATCTGTACATTACTATAATGATGGAATACTGTAAGATAATTGTACGCTGAGGAAAAAACTAATcctaaatgaaaagtataatcaaaacaataagtatatatatatatatatatatatatataaaagcttcaCCAAATTAGCAATATTATAATACagcaaaaactgaagaaaatgacTCTAAATGGGAAACTTCTAGTATATTggcataataaaaagaaaaaagtaaaatattttattgaaatccataaataagatatattcatTCAGGAATAACAGAtgcaatataaaacaaacattttttattgcaaatttaagAACATGCTGTGAACTAGATAAATCCCAACAGTACAAGTATGTCACAAATACCTCACTGTTCTAGGTAGTAGATTATTAACTCAAAACCAAAGCAAGACAAAGCTGTTTGTCTTGCTGATTATATAAAACATCTGTAACGAATGGATTTAACTACCTAAGTTAACTCTAATTAGAGAGAAGAAggtattcaattaaaaaagaGATAACCTTCATTATTAACTTCAGCCCAACAAAAAGTGATTtactttcaatttcattttagaGTTCCAACACCctatttgtttcatttcatattttaaaataattatgacagCTTATTATAATAAGAACCGTATTTGTAATATAAGGCaattagagtaaaataatttattaatggaatctaaaaattacaaataaaaattaaggttaggatataaaaaataaaaaaaattcataatgtatAATATGATAAACGACAAAATACAGAGTATTGCAAAAGACAATGCAGTGAAATTCATCAAGCAAGATACTGatcatcaaaaaaaatattattttagtaacttaAGGTAAACCActctattatatttgtataaaaaaatagaattttatagcaCATGAAAAATGCCCAGTCTGATCGCAATTTAAATCCAGAACCTTCTTGATGAATAGCAGGGACATTACTAATTCTCCAtagagtatttattaataatatgatgtACTAATAATTATGCTGGATTAAACTTATTTTGAAGTTAATCTACTATAACTAATTACAGGAAGTAATTAACCATCAATAATAAATGCTATAACTTTAGAAATATACCAACAAATTACACATTTCCTTATTccaaacatataatatttaatagctgtttttttcttctgtaaattaaaaattatttttaaatcttgtttaaatGATGATACCAAAAACAGTATTGAGTAtttttgattaacaatatcattcGATAATGCATTGCCCTTGTAAATCATCATTACAgatatagatattaattttttgtagatatttcatCTTTGCACTAGGTCTAGTGGTgtctaaaaattgataaaacaagcACATTTAACTTCGCACTGTGTCTATGAACTTTTTTCAGTTGGATAAATTCTGATTAAAGATGTAAGATTCACACATATTATtaaagacatttaaattaataaagcttTAACGCACCCAGtgtaatcacttttaaatttataaaaaactgattggttttttatttctttatacttatgAACAATAATTTGCATTCAATACTATTTAAATTCTTTCAGCAAAAATTCAACTCTTTTTAATGAGAGGAGGTATTAATTTATgcacatacaataaataaaaaatttataaccacaTATTTTCTCCTACTTGAAGTTACAATTTagcgaaaaataaatttgatttcatttatttttaaaattcatacctACAAAGTGATGTCATATCAGATTATTACACTGaaagatattaaacaataaaaataaaactgtacctttttctaaatagtttaagaaaaattaaaagaaaaaaaaaatttattcagtaaaaaaatactacattaattaaaataaaataggaaacaaaaaaaaattagctttataaAGATGATAATCAAAGAACTGAGActggaaaaaataactaaaactgaaagaaaaatgttaggaactaaacgtaaaaataatcaaaatatcttaaggttaaatgaagaaatttaccaaaatttgaatgaaatctgTAAGAGAAAGAAGATAAGGCTTTTGCAGACACTTTAAAATTATCTAAGGAcaacagattaacaaaaataatcttcaattatccgtttttaaattaaaaataactgatttcaaGATATTACAAAATGATCTAAcggaattaaagaagaaattttggaccgaaatactttcagaaataagataaaaaatttcaagaatcttttagtaaaaattagagaaaaaagaatgaaaattttcctAAAAAGACAGAAATGAAGATAGTCAAACAATGAAAGAATACCagcagaaaacaaaacaaaacaaattcaaagttaagttttttttaatgcaatctataaataatccaaagaggaaaaaacactaaaattacaGTACCGTATTACACTGATCCATTGAAAATGTCCTAAGGTACCATTAGgataatttttgtatctttataaagcttctttttttcattctattttaattaatattagtgaaAATACATTGGAGGATGAAATATaaagtatcaaaaaatattactcataaactgattttaatatgaaatatagaaataaacatgaataaatCATTAAGgactattgtaatataaaatatcccTTTTAAAACCTAACCCACTGATCAGCtctcaatttaatataaattatctgtTAGGATATACAGACATCTCACTGGTGGAatcaatttgtataatatttaacttcTGCCTGATGCATTTAATTTGTCTTGTTAGCTATAATGATATGACAAGTATTCTTTCTTTCATTACAGATGGGAGATAATTGATTCAGaggcaaatttattattattattattatggaataaTCAGATAAACATGATCTGTAATTTTACATAGGAATCTTTGCACCAAAAGAGACAAAATTCTaatgcaatataaataattagtaacaaaatttagtttaagttaataataataataataaacattcgaAATTTGATAACACTATAATTTGGGAAGATAAAAGTTGAATACTTGaacatagcaaaaaaaaaaatcattccaccAGTAAAAGGCTTTTGTATGAGTTCacaaaatgacaataaatatgtgtaatcaatttctaaaggaaaaataattataaaaacaggaCAAAAATCcttcttttataatgttttaaaacttacataaattatcttcataataaaaaattaattgtgcttTCACTaaaatgtgtgttttttatacatcatatatttattatgatcttttcatgtttctattttaaattgtgttctaTATTTGTTAATGTAGGATATTGGGCACAACTTAAGAAGATTTTACTAATCTAAAAGAATCGATCCTACTTGAAAACTACTAACTGAAATCAGTAAATCATTCTTATTCATGTGAACATACATGCTCATTCCAAAATCATTTTTGAACTACCTTACTTTTTACATCTGACTTTTTCTTTATAAGCAACCaaagcaaaaatttaaattttactttatattcttataaactaatacagattataaaatacaaaattaagcacatattcaattaaaacttgaataaattaatacaaaatgtatCGTGTAAAGGATGAtaccaatataattataaaatagacaaatttataattataacaaatatcgctaataaaaataataatattaataattaatattttaaatatataagataaacaaacattaattatttgTACGAATTGTTCAATCCCATTCTTTAAAAATCACAATTGGATAGAAACAACAAAACAAGAGAAAAAGAGTTAACctaacctttaataaaaaaatcataatttttaatttaataaaaaattagaaaataggaGTTTCTTCTTATTCTATTAGAAAGGcgattcttgttaaaaataacaaaacctgCACATATACCAATTCAAATATGACAACACTCAAGTGTATAAGTAATTACATACTaacttaatttatacatacattaataTACGAAAATAACTTCTCTATTTTTAACAATGGATTCGTTTACATAAgtttaatagtaacaataattactggtatttactttttttttttaattctttttttgtattttttttaatggtaattataCTTTcgaatattttagttattaacgctaattaattgattaatactAACTGACGAGTGTTTCCCATAAATCATTGAATTCATAATGCTCTGTTAGTCCGACAACAAAATCCGCTTTATGATTTTGAAGATGTTCTTTATCATCAGCCCAAAGATAAGACTGAAGTCCGAGCGAAGTATGAGATAGATTCGCTTGAGCGACAAGCGTTCCGGTAATATGTACGTCGTCGATCCAAAAATACGGCGACCGTTGTGCTTCACAATACAACGCGAACACGACATCGGGTGAATATAACACGGCCCAGCCCGGGCAATAACCCGGATACCATCGTCCAGGATATTCGGCCGGCGTTACCCTCCATTTTGATCTATAAGTCCTTTTCGCGACGCTGGAAGGCaacaatttacataatataagACGACGTGCACCTAATGGTGACAATTGTCTTACGAGCAGATCGTTTAAATTACGCGAATTCACAAATACGTCATCGTCTAATTTCAGAATATAACGTGCGGTCCTGCAGTAGTAAGTCAACCACTTTAAGCCCATGACGTGTTTATACGTCAAATTTCTGTAAGCATCGATAAATGAGCCTTGAATTATATCATTATGTTTGCTGTTTTCATCGTTTAacaattgttgtgtaatattatCTGTTTCGCCGACTAGAAATACCACATTAATATCACGACCCCAAGTTTTTCTAATCGCTTttctatttgaaaaatgtttaggaGTGGAATGAACTACTGCCAACACTAATGGAGTATTCGAAACGTTACACAACGCAGCCGGATCGTTCATagtaaaagtgaaattatttaaatcgatcAACTGATGTAAATCATCCGGCGGTAAATGCGAACGATCGATCCGATAAGGTGACGGTTCCATCGATACATTGTCTGATCTTAATAATCGATATGGACCTTGTAATACACGAGAACGGTCTGATGCGAAAGAAGATGGTGAATCTCGTCGCTGTAAGTGTAGTCGCCAAAATGTGAGGCAGACAAAGCCAGTCAATATCGCTACCCCGATAAGGGGTAACGATCTTGGCTTCTTTTCAATCATCAACATTATGCGACCGACCTTCGTTACCGCATTTCCAGATCCAGactttcctataaaaaaaagaaaagcaaaaattaattaaacttcaacactatatttaagaataaaataaataaatatatttgtaaaaataaaattcgttcGCTTttggtaatgaaatataaaaattaataaaaagttttaagaaactGCATCCTAACCAAcagaatcaaattatttttttaaaaaatatttttttcactgacttattacttattagtttttttcttttcttccacaTTAAGAACTTCCGCCAATATCTCCGCTTCATCAGGAagtatgaagtataaaatttgaaaatttggataaaaaggataatctaaaaagttttaaatatacagaaatgaAGAGGTGAACAtagatttctacattttttaattggtttttaatcttaatttttatatacgttcATACATTCTGATGAAGCAAAGATTTTCGCGAAAACGCTTAacgtagaagaaaaataaaaaataaacaataaataaattattttggtcataattaaagaaacaacaaaaatcaaagtAGAAATGGTACAAGAACGGGCCCCTTTTAACATAACAAAGAAACATGCTTGTTGGAATGAAAAGTGTGAAGACGcgataaaaagaaggaaaaatctgGAATTTCAGGAAATCTCTTGAAAAATTGATcctatatcaaaatttaaagaaagaaacctACAAGATCCtgagaaaagaaagaagagaattccTTAGGATCAGGTTACAGAAGTGGAAGATATCTTTAAAAGATAACGAAATGATAAGACACTTAAACAaagcattcaaataaaaaaattactcatactCAGCTTCTAGTTTCAAGAGAAGAGTCTGTACTTTAGCactgaataataaagaaaattgcgAAATATTGGCAGAGTACTTCAAGAATCTCCTTAATTATGAAATCCTACAAAATTAGAGTCCCAAGAGGATGTACTAAAAAACCCGGATTCTAGCTCCCCTACcaaacaagaaatattaaaaaccatcAAATCGTTCAAAAATAATAAGCTTCAGGAGAAGATGGTCGCGAAACTATGGAAGTTGATGAATGAAAAACTTCTTCAGTCAGAAGACCAGAGGAATGTTTTGAAGTTTTCGGACGAGGAAGAAATTCCGGAAGAATGGAAGGTAGCCCTAACACaccaattacaaaataaaaatccaaaatggATGTTAATAATCATAGAGGTATTTCATTGTTGTCAGCGACTTAATATTGTCGAAAATACTATTGACTATGCTAGAACCCCCAATAGATCACAAAGCAGGCTAGTATTGAGGAGGCTTTCGAAAGGGACGATCATGTGTAGAACAAATACAAAGTTTGAAATTGATTCTAAAATACTACATAACCAGGAACAAATCTAACTTCATATCTTTCAGCGACTTTTAGAAAGCTTATGATTCTGCGGATAGAAAGATTCTTTTTCAAACTGTGAGAGAGTACTAGGTTGACTCGAAAACTTTGAACCTCATTAAACTCATTCACACAAACACAATCTATAAAGTTAGATTTATAGGAGAAATAAGCAAACTTTTCCTATTCACGACAAGGTTGAGGCAAGGTAATGAACCAATCTATTAAAGTTGGTTtcggataaaataatgaaaacttttggCGGACGAGTAATACGGACGCGAAGATCGGATCAAAATACCAAAACGTCAAAACAAGATGTGCAGCCTTTGCTAACGACCTGGCTTTTTTTAAAAGCACAAATACGAGGGCTGACCAGAAAGAAACTTAcgtcttgaaattaaaaaaaaccaccaaatacaaaaaaaaattattatgtacatttgaaagggacaatcttaaaactatttttctacatagtcgccatctaaattgaggcacttatcataacaatgcaaaaacttttcaattccttctctgtagaaatctgctgccttagatttttggtatccatcttgcacaaaacttgtggaaaccaagcttccccgatacaatttcttgcagtaaacttcgtgaaatttggggaAAATGAAGCGAGGGTTTCGTAATCATAATGaggcgattttcacgaattttatcgttgattttcatcgtcagttcatcagtcacaagtgtaggccgaccactgcggtcctcatcatgaacattggtgcggccatttttaaactgaatgcaccactgcctcactccaccttcactcattattccatttCCGTAAACCTCATAAAGCTGCCGATGAacttcaattggtttgaggttttttcccaataaaaacctaatcactgaacgcacctcacaactcgcgggattttctattgaagcgcacgttttaataattcacaacgaacaaagtagaaaaattacattcaacacgctacgacagcttgatgaGTACTGAGcgtagaaacgttttgacgtcAAGATGGTGGCTCTATTcccacccatctccacgctaggcacaaacgtaagttactttctggaccgccctcgAAGAAGAGTTAAAAGGAATAGTCCAAAAGTAGATCTATTTGGCCTACATATGTTTAGGCCTAAAGATTTCAATACTTTCGTTTACTTCTTATTGTTTTCAATTTCTACATTCtggattataatttttcatttatttatgcaaCTTCTTAcaggtttattttgtttttcataggtAGATATATGTAagtattaataatagaatataaaaaatagtattattcctgtaacaatgaaaatataaattgtaggataaataaataaatatgtaaatccaAGTGATAAATCTAAATATCTAATGTATTAGGGTCATTTTGAAATTTCCTGGCTTGTACAGTGATGGTGAAAGTATAACTACACGACTATGACATTTGATAACTATAATCCTTTAGATGGTGTGTTGCGATGTTTCAGACGCATGCGTTTATTTCTTGTTTGTGGCGATCGAGTAAAgactttctgaaaaattaataaaactatagttCGAATTATTACaaagtactttattattttaaaaagtttaaaaggacagaatacaaaaatagttagatttcactttaaaggattcttcctcTTCGTTTTCGGCGGTAAAAAATTGGACTCTTGAATTTAAACGTGGTCGTTCATCCAGTCAATTTGATGAACACTAGGGAAGCCCAAAAACCTCCACGACCGAAAAAATCACCTCAAAAATCCACAGTGCCATATTAAACGTCGCCGACTGAAGGGGCGCGAGGTTGCTGACATTAGAAACATCTCAAGAGGATCTGTCCATCACATTTTATACgatgttttggatatgaaaaagCTTTACGTTTGATGGATGTCGCGATTGTTAACAATTGACGTAGAGCGCATTCGATGTAACACTTCACAAGAgtgtttagaacatttttaaacacGATTCAGCTGAGTTTTATAACAGCAGATAAAACTTGGTTCATCATTACACCAAACAGTGGATGGAAACAAGTGAAAGTGCGCCAAAGAAAACGAAAACGCCTACATCTGCAGGAAAAGTAATAGCTATAGGTTTTTTTGGGGGGATTCTCAGGGTGTGGTGTTCATACATTACCTCGATAAA contains these protein-coding regions:
- the LOC142329273 gene encoding beta-1,3-galactosyltransferase 5, producing MLMIEKKPRSLPLIGVAILTGFVCLTFWRLHLQRRDSPSSFASDRSRVLQGPYRLLRSDNVSMEPSPYRIDRSHLPPDDLHQLIDLNNFTFTMNDPAALCNVSNTPLVLAVVHSTPKHFSNRKAIRKTWGRDINVVFLVGETDNITQQLLNDENSKHNDIIQGSFIDAYRNLTYKHVMGLKWLTYYCRTARYILKLDDDVFVNSRNLNDLLVRQLSPLGARRLILCKLLPSSVAKRTYRSKWRVTPAEYPGRWYPGYCPGWAVLYSPDVVFALYCEAQRSPYFWIDDVHITGTLVAQANLSHTSLGLQSYLWADDKEHLQNHKADFVVGLTEHYEFNDLWETLVS